Proteins encoded by one window of Arachis hypogaea cultivar Tifrunner chromosome 1, arahy.Tifrunner.gnm2.J5K5, whole genome shotgun sequence:
- the LOC112797235 gene encoding HMG1/2-like protein — protein MPKVKADAKAADNRLKRKGAGTGRKQAKKAKDPNKPKRPPSAFFVFMSEFREQYKKEHPSNKSVAVVGKAGGDRWKSMSDADKAPYQAKAEKKKEEYERSMQAYNKKQESKGASEEDESDKSKSEVNDEDEDEEDDDDE, from the exons ATGCCGAAGGTTAAAGCCGACGCGAAAGCTGCTGATAACcg GTTGAAGCGCAAGGGCGCTGGAACGGGAAGGAAGCAGGCTAAGAAAGCTAAAGATCCTAACAAGCCGAAGAGGCCTCCAAGCGCTTTCTTCGTTTTCAT GTCTGAGTTCAGAGAACAGTACAAGAAGGAGCACCCAAGCAACAAATCCGTTGCAGTT GTTGGCAAGGCTGGTGGTGACAGGTGGAAATCAATGTCTGATGCT GATAAAGCTCCCTACCAAGCTAAggcagagaaaaagaaagaagagtatGAAAGGAGTATGCAAGCCTACAACAAAAAACAG GAGAGCAAGGGTGCTTCTGAGGAAGATGAATCTGACAAGTCAAAGTCTGAAGTAaatgatgaggatgaggatgag GAGGATGATGATGACGAGTGA